A single Musa acuminata AAA Group cultivar baxijiao chromosome BXJ2-1, Cavendish_Baxijiao_AAA, whole genome shotgun sequence DNA region contains:
- the LOC135598195 gene encoding uncharacterized protein LOC135598195 has protein sequence MADHVPRIAMWTGLRQHLVKLTSHFLRSASDYIRFHAVCKCWRSAVPPWPRHLPAQLPFLLYLSTLEPRNSSAFCLANAFNGSMRRLPHTTSMYCIGSSYGWLILISKVTSAVSLFNPVTAEDIPLPPLSTLPSCEEKMSLEGEDTLVSTVSVVNLENGEITEVIDSGGSEPDGLEWLSDRLDIPWWVAPNLGRGKN, from the exons ATGGCCGACCATGTCCCAAGAATAGCTATGTGGACAGGGCTTCGCCAGCATCTCGTCAAGCTCACCTCCCATTTCTTGAGAAGTGCCTCCGACTACATCCGCTTCCACGCCGTCTGCAAGTGTTGGCGTTCCGCCGTCCCCCCCTGGCCCCGTCACCTCCCCGCTCAGCTCCCCTTCCTCCTCTACCTCTCTACCCTAGAACCAAGAAACAGTTCTGCCTTCTGCCTCGCCAACGCCTTTAATGGAAGCATGCGCCGCCTACCTCACACCACCAGCATGTATTGCATCGGCTCCTCTTACGGGTGGCTCATCCTCATCTCCAAAGTCACCTCCGCGGTCTCCCTCTTCAACCCCGTCACCGCCGAAGACATTCCTCTCCCCCCACTCTCCACCCTCCCATCATGC GAAGAGAAGATGAGTTTGGAGGGGGAAGATACCCTGGTGTCGACCGTGAGCGTGGTCAACCTGGAAAATGGTGAGATCACGGAGGTTATCGATTCCGGCGGGTCTGAGCCGGATGGGCTCGAGTGGCTGTCGGACCGGTTGGACATTCCCTGGTGGGTGGCCCCCAATCTTGGCAGGGGCAAGAACTAG